A window of the Ogataea parapolymorpha DL-1 chromosome V, whole genome shotgun sequence genome harbors these coding sequences:
- a CDS encoding MFS transporter, sugar porter (SP) family, translating into MSESIHSDTNSKIEAVNDSKHWWSSGLRVNKDDAPPQIYNRTLYLSIFVFGILGCARGYDEGCISGTVAQTAFIKEFGLKDPSKTASQLANLKSNITSMVQLGSIGGSLVSIYAAEALGRIRTLQVGCLVWALAAIIQITSHSIGQLYAGRLIEGFCIGTTVVCGPCYISECAPKAIRGTCNNIFAGAVYFGIMMAYFANYGTALHQTGRNQWIYPTSIKIVLAGSILILSMFFCIESPRWLIKKGNMEQALINFSKLRHLEPDHPYILSEIADINEQLQVEREAIRGTSLWTNVKSLVTVKSIRIRMVLCFLIQILGQWSGANAITIYAPELFAMVGKSKQTDRMMMTALLGVVKFTSAYLSAFFLIDFIGRKKSLYAGITIQLISSLYFAIYMTIVPQAAEDDVELNPSQVRAGKGALASIYFNGIGWTMGWNSVQYLFNSEVLPLRVRSLGTAVVMAFHFANQYGNSKAVPSMLLALTNYGAFYFFAGVCLLGLVFGWFLLPEVTGRSLESMEELFALPWYLIGRRGAQLAPDHSEVNRIHFNPTGHGNAHAGDIDIVMKEQTENIEYADDKVADRELEEVK; encoded by the coding sequence ATGTCTGAATCTATCCACTCGGACACTAACTCGAAAATCGAGGCCGTCAACGACTCAAAGCACTGGTGGTCCTCCGGACTGCGTgtcaacaaggacgacgcCCCTCCACAAATATACAACAGAACCCTATATCTTTCTatctttgtttttggaaTTCTTGGCTGCGCCAGAGGTTACGACGAGGGTTGTATTTCCGGAACCGTTGCCCAGACCGCTTtcatcaaggagtttgGGCTCAAGGACCCTAGCAAGACCGCCTCTCAGCTGGCCAATCTCAAGTCCAACATTACGTCGATGGTCCAACTGGGCTCCATCGGTGGCTCTCTTGTGTCCATCTACGCTGCTGAGGCGCTCGGCAGAATCAGAACGTTGCAAGTGGGCTGCCTGGTGTGGGCCCTCGCTGCCATTATCCAGATCACAAGCCACTCGATTGGTCAGCTGTATGCTGGCCGTCTGATTGAGGGTTTCTGTATCGGCACGACCGTTGTCTGTGGACCCTGCTACATCTCGGAGTGTGCGCCAAAGGCCATTAGAGGAACGTGCAACAACATTTTCGCGGGAGCGGTGTATTTCGGTATCATGATGGCGTATTTCGCCAACTACGGCACTGCGCTGCACCAAACCGGCCGCAACCAGTGGATCTACCCAACCTCAATAAAAATCGTGCTGGCTGGCTCCATCCTCATTCTGTCAATGTTCTTCTGCATCGAGTCGCCCAGATGGCTCATCAAAAAGGGCAACATGGAGCAGGCCCTCATCAATTTCAGCAAACTCAGACACCTCGAGCCAGACCACCCCTACATCCTGTCGGAAATCGCCGACATCAATGAACAGCTACAGGTCGAGAGAGAGGCGATTCGTGGCACATCGCTATGGACAAACGTCAAGTCGCTCGTGACGGTGAAGAGCATTCGCATCAGAATGGTTCTTTGCTTCTTGATCCAGATCCTGGGCCAGTGGAGTGGAGCCAACGCCATCACCATCTACGCCCCAGAATTGTTCGCCATGGTCGGCAAGTCCAAGCAAACCGACAGAATGATGATGACGGCGTTGTTGGGTGTCGTCAAGTTCACGTCGGCCTACCTCAGTGCGTTCTTCCTGATCGACTTCATCggcaggaaaaaatcgctCTACGCAGGAATTACGATCCagttgatctcgtcgctctATTTCGCCATTTACATGACGATCGTGCCGCAGGCcgccgaggacgacgtggagCTCAATCCGTCGCAGGTGCGTGCGGGCAAGGGCGCGCTCGCCTCGATCTACTTCAACGGAATCGGCTGGACCATGGGTTGGAACTCTGTGCAGTACCTTTTCAACTCTGAAGTGCTGCCATTGCGCGTGAGATCGCTCGGAACGGCCGTCGTGATGGCTTTCCACTTTGCCAACCAGTACGGCAACTCCAAGGCTGTGCCTTCGATGCTGCTGGCTCTGACCAACTATGGAGCTTTCTACTTCTTTGCCGGCGTGTGTCTGCTCGGCCTCGTTTTTGGCTGGTTCTTGCTGCCAGAGGTCACGGGCAGATCGCTCGAGAGTatggaggagctgtttgcCCTGCCATGGTACCTGATCGGCAGACGTGGAGCACAGCTGGCCCCAGACCACTCCGAGGTCAACCGGATCCACTTCAACCCTACGGGCCACGGCAACGCGCACGCAGGCGACATCGACATTGTCATGAAGGAGCAGACCGAGAACATCGAGTACGCAGACGACAAGGTCGCCGACAgggagctcgaggaggtgaAATGA